agtctatggtttaTATATacggtttacattgaaaatttaatactcttttctagcaaatttaaataagctATTATGTcagtttacatttaaaaaatattatttatttattcaatttcgtctcttattttcacaatttctaatgcaacttaagtttaattaattgttattttacaataattttaattttacatttactataccatttacatgtaaacaattgaaaattactcATAACAGTCTCTTTTATCGCCAAAGTtatccactggaagcgctggcgtcGATCTGGTTCTCCCTAccatggaggttagagagaaggagaacgatcgctacgcaCTAAAGCATTAGCAcgcctgtccctgaaaattcgtcggtaagtagtatctgcgaagttagctgtttatgagtataaGTAGATGAaattgcataatgtacaaatttaacAACAACCCGCTTTTATTGAGAAAACTTAGCGATCGCAGCGCCTTACTTATTTTGTCCGTATTTCTGGGACACTATTTCCTACAGCGccagcgatcgttctccttctttctAACCTCCATgctccctaccatgactacgcataaAGTCAATAGAGATCATAGgacttttcatcatgtcataagcgcaagtgcagagtttattttttcgtactgacagcaataagtaggactaagatagaagatatttgttattcattttatcacattggttataaatcatttagtacgaaacaaatgtgaatcgtgattttaaaatgaaaagccctattgtaGAATTCTACCACTGTAATTTGTTATGGATTTGTTTATAATGTTCGATAAGTAGTTGGTAAACATGattgtttatttgaattattttgtctCAGTTGGTACTAGCAATAGATAAAGAAAACAGatattacttatatataaataataaaagatagcCATTTATGCAAATAAATGATGTGGCAATGGGAACTACGATAAAAAAATCTCAGTAATGACATAAattgataaatgttttttaggATAGTGTTGAGTGAGTGAAtggttgaataataaataaatatatcaataaaaatggtaaataatatgaatattaataacaaataaaattcattgtcTAAATTACGttcaaagtaattaaattaattttgtgttgatTGCAGATGCAATTCATGTTATTATTTAGTAGGCAAGGTAAACTTCGTTTACAAAAATGGTTTGTCGCACATCCAGACAAAGTGAAGAAGAAAATAACACGAGAATTGATTACAATGATATTAGGTAGAAAACCTAAAATGTCTAGTTTTATTGAATGGAAGgacttaaaaatagtttataaaaggTATTAAATCTAACTAACCTAAATAGGtgtatttataattgaattaattgatattatattaattaaatagataTGCAAGTTTATATTTCTGTTGTGCAATCGATGAAAATGATAATGAATTATTAACATTAGAAATAATACATCGTTATGTTGAATTATTGGATAAATATTTTGGAAGCGTAagtgtataattattaataatagacAGGTTGCTCGAAAAAAGGTCTTACACTTTCTGTCATGTACAAAGTGGCTCGAAATAAGTAGGTTTAgccaaagttttatttttaacgaaattctaattaaaatcgattgataaacataaaggatataaccaattaaataatcttattcttgcaaaacaacttttgatatgtagtctctACGGCAATTATAGGTTATGACACCGCCAAGGGttcttttctttctatttgtacatttaaatccttcatataaTCGTAgttattgatattttcaaaaattgatttcacacgatgttttggctCTATAACGAACGTtttttgaagcaataaaaaaattggcccATTAGGCTTGcttaaaattcattgaattgGATTTccaatagttttggaaaaatgaaGCATCCTCTGAGCCAAACTGAgcaatttgaaaatatacagggcgttctgttattaagaTCGtaggcctacagaataagctcataaagacgaaggaaaaagttatttaccaattttggatctgagccctaatttgggcgctacacgtatgacaaaaattgataaattggtaaattcactgactatcattcgataatcagtagccaatgataatcagtagatattaataaatttcatttaataatattcaactaaagaagggatatgaactgatttcaattggattgttttttaaaaaacatttaaaaaaaattattatattatttcattggtttggtGAAATCCCacttttttgattattatatttttgcaagaaaacattagattattagtaaaaaaaaacaaattacgtcacagaaggagtgtttttaatttaacgtaaacaaacGAAATTactaaaacttaaaatgcaattagtaaaaaacaaattacgtcacaaaaggcgtcttttgtttgtttacgttaaattaaaaacactccttctgtgacgtaatttgtttttttactaataatctaatgttttcttgcaaaaatataataatcaaaaaagtGGGATTTCaccaaaccaatgaaataatataataattttttttaaatgttttttaaaaaataatccaattgaaatcagttcatatcccttctttagttgaatattattaaatgaaatttattaatatctactgattatcattggctactgattatcgaatgatagtcagtgaatttaccaatttatcaatttttgtcatacgtgtagcgcccaaattagggctcagatccaaaattggtaaataactttttccttcgtctttatgagcttattctgtaggctcacgatctgcagttaataacagaacgccctgtataaagCTGCACACAGTACATATTAGCATTGGCGTTGTGAAGACCTTTTTGGGACACTCTGAATaatgatttgattttaatataataattaatttgataaaattttttttattaggtatgtgaattagatataatatttaattttgaaaaagcatattttatattagatgAATTAATGTTGGGTGGTGAAATTCaagaaacaagtaaaaaaaatgttttaaaagcgATCGCTGCACAAGATTTATTGCAAGAGGTTAGTAATGGTGATAGTGCCATTGATTTATAACAagtaaagtattaaataaaaaataactaatgtaatatataatttttatttattattatgttatattattatttgaaaagtatgggaTTTGATGGATTCAACATAAATAACGTGCATGTATCGAATTTATTAGTTAGTAAACGaaggatttatttattatctatcttCTGTCCTAACACATCTTgacttcttttattttatttttaactaaacaaaTACAAGAACAAGtgccattatttttttaaattaaattttgattattctacAGTTTGTACAGCGTTAAAATCTGACGTAGATCTTTACGAAATATAACGAAAAGTAGTACCATTGGAGGTAAACAAATGTGATAATGAACGCTCTTTTAGTTTACTGAACATCTCGGAACTTACGGTTCGTCATGTATCTTATCTATTCAGCCGCATTCACTCCTTTGAGGCACCCCCTATATGTGAATTTTTCGACATTGTAAAACCAACTCAATCTAAACTCAGATAAAACTTATTAAACCTAGTTGAAATCGATCCTAAATCAGATAAACTCATTTTTATACCCGTGCGTTATGttgcaaaaactactgaactaCTGCAATagtttaatttatcatttttttaaactctactAATAATATGACTATAGAaagtcattaaaatataaaaagtaaagtatAATATTCCCCTTCTTCAGTGCTCGTGGGTCATCGTAATAGTTGGAATGTGCATGAATAAGGTGAAAAGGAGGTAAATACTGAATACATTATGGTGAACCACGCAACGAAGTCGCGGGTATTGGCTTGCGCAAacgttaaaatataatacacagACAAAACTACAGTACAGTGGTACCTCGAATTACGAGAATTTCACGCGTTTTCTAAATTCTCCTGTTGTATACACTATCTTATGCAATGGTGTTTAAAACGACATTTACTTCAACATACGTGAATTTGATTTACGCGGTTATCACTCGATCCCATGTATCtcttaagtgttattataataaacaaatcttACTACTCTTATTCGAAAACTAAACGAGAtcttatgattattataatccACTCATTATCCAATCTCGCTTACTTCTACAAGAAACCACTGTTAGATTTTGACACGGTACGAATTGCAGAATCTCCCTTTAAGTGTATTAAATACAGATAAGTAATCtctcattaaattgaataacgttaatatatttcatttagtcTAGCAAGGAGCGATTCATTAATACTGAAAATGTTGCcataaaattgtttctttttgtttcttGGGACACCCATAAGTTACTAAACAACATACAATTTATGTTGTCGGTTCGAAAAGCACATTTAGTCAGTAGATAGACGCATTTGTATCAAGTTTCATCCCATCACTTTTAAACTTTGAGATGCGGTATCTTGAAAACGgctcatttttctttaaaaacttcTCTAAGAATTTTCGacataatttcatattaaaataatttgatcaaaTAAAAGACGTTAATTAAACACTGCCCATTTTTGAAAAGACTGACCGTAGCATCTCACAGCTTTTATATGTAAAgtgtatatgttaaaatttttgaaaatttgaaaatagatttGCCTCAATTATAGTATTCATTATTTCTAGAGGCAATAAAATTCAAGTTATAACGCTTTAAAGTTTTAGAATcgtaaaaaatacgtttttgtaaaaactactccataatttattttcacaattcaaACACAAGTATATGTACACTTTACAATAATCTCATCTACAACAAACTCTATTTCGAAAGTATATAAAACGGAGTCATAACAGATCTCTACCCCTACCGTTGATCTATGATACTTCTATGTTTTCGGAGGTGTCATAGGAAATTATAAACTAATcctaatttgtatataaaaactagGTAGTTCATTTCGaaccatttttaaaacaatgtagGTTTTAATATAATCTCTTACCGCTCTTTACTAGactattatattaattgaattaaatttaacaaataaatggtGCTATAATATAAGTACTATCTATATTAATACTATAATAACAACAAGTTCAAGTATTCGTCCAGTACAGTttacaaaaatggtattttttataattaattaattaattttaaattaaaataattttttaacttataacttgttgtttattaattaattaattttattatgtagttAGTTCTAGTCATATACGtgtctaatttaattttaaaaaatatacttttacttATACTTACAAGTGActacttttttgattttatttaatgttgttatttcaaataaaaaagtgtttgtattattatcataataaactttacttattgtatatttattatattttaattaactatttaataaataataaaatttaaatttatctacTATATCTATctactattataataattgtattaattaataatgtatgtgactgttattaattaatttaaagtgtattaattatttattaataaattaatacacttttataaaaaaaagaagcatgaagtacatatttaatttaataaaaaatcctcAATAAGtatacatattaattaatattggattccagtttttatttattatttttattgtaagtataataataaattaaaaaatctatttatgtttttatttactaactTATTACTGTTACTGTGTAATAACGTTTAATTAGTATTAATATAGTATAGTTTatgataatacaataaaaggTGTTTCGTTTTAATAAGAATCGGCAtggtattttaagaaattataaaaacgtTTATTGTTCATCAAATGAGGATGTATGAAATAGTACATATTCTACAAACttctattatattaactgtggcCATGTTACTTAGTaccatgataaaaatattatgtgcaGTTGATGAACAAATGCGTTTTTTGAAGTTAAACTTCTTTATATAGGTATTTGTTCGAAATTTTATCTTACGCTTAAGAAGAAATATTTAACAACGAAAAAAATGCCATAAACCTTGTGAGCTAGAAAAGAACCAGCCATAGATAGATAGAAATAGAGTGTAATGTACGCAGTGAGCATATAATATTGTCCGTGTGTCGATTCCCGATTTCCCGTGACTCGAAAAccagttttttaaaatcttagaCCATGGTTAAAATCTGGAAATGCTTCAAAGTAAAGATACTGCCGATCGAGCTCGTCAATTAAAATTGTGCCGTAATTCAGAGAATATACTGCGTGTTCGCCATAAACTTCCTTTgcatgtttattttgttttttgtaaacttaCGTCTATCTATTCGTTGACatcaatataatttcaaaagatCGTATGTCAACATTTCAAGTTCACTTTTAATTGATTCTATGGATGCCGTTTTTCGTACCAAGCTAGTTTTCGTGATccattatgaaatataatagaCCATTATTAATTGACCTTATATGCTTTTTGGGCATTCGAGGAATAAAAATAGCcttaaattgaacaaataaaaaatttcaaattttgacataATATAACCTTTTGGATTTACAATAACAATATAGAAGATGGGGAGCCTGGAAGATTAGTACACAATTACTATCCAGATTCTCTCTCCAGtcttatttcaattattagaatataataaaaatcatatccgtctaaatttccaattttttttttgacataactgtgcattaattaaatataattattaattgtgcCCGTGAGTAAGAACTCCACTCATAACACTCATTTTGCGTggaataaatagtatattatcGCACGCACCATGACCACATAACCACACGCCTTTTCtttcaataaatcaaattagccaaattactgtcaaaatctaaactaataacaaattactatagtaacttttttaatattctaattttctcaatgaaatttttttaattataactaccgtttattttcacattttagaagcgtaaagttttgtacgataatATACTTGCGATAACGTACGATAACTTTAGTAACGTACTCCTGCGATTTCCCAACCCGTGCTACGCACTCACGCAAATTACGCATACGCACGTTAATACAACTCCTTCCCACttataaattaactattttaaattaaatagcatatatcgaaaattaatacaaaaatttacaatgacTTAAGAAGTTTTACTTCCTCTTACTCTCATACCGATTTTTATTGAAGCAAATactgttatataaattttaatttattttgattttattttatgtttttggtttTGGTGTTAAAGGATGAAGCGGTGGAAGGAGCGCTACGTGAAATAGGTCTTCTATAATACTATTATCATTTAGGTCAAAAGCTAAACattctaaattcaataaaattattaataaaaataatattttttatttgtatttatttgtttaattctttattattgttactaacaaaagaaatacaaatagtttggtttagtttagtttaattaaCAAGTAATATGGTGTTGGATGGTTTTTTAGCTGATGGTTTGGttgattttatatagaaaaatataaaatattaatttgatttgtttaatgAAATGAATGACTACTTAATACTTATATTGCGTTCATTTCAAatactaattataaattattttaatatattacttaattaattaaaattcatttataattttaataaatataatatattgtatttgattaattgtaatataacataccatatatacgtttttttaattacataattataattatattgattaaatattttataaaatacattttacaaaacaacattttttttactaatttatttgttatttgtttgtttttgtggtttttcatttcatataaaatgtctattttgtttttttaatattatttaattttaacaatataaataattattaatttttatcttgttgtcTTTGTTTTAGGAAGAAACTCCTCAAGGATTTTTTGAGGATCATGGACTTGGatagattaattattattcattttatattacttattaatatttatttaggtGGATACATCATTACATTACATTAGAAAGGATACAGTGGCTGCACAAcggttaaaataacaaaattaattaattatttatttaattcaaagtaTGTATTCAATACTGCttaataagttaattaattaatttgatctGTTTAATATcagtattagtattattattattgattacatgcattattattcgttttattattttttgccatttattaaacttattaagTTTACTTGGATTATGAATCTCAatcagtatattttattaatattcatattaaataattaattaattaaattcagtataaataataataagtaacaaACAAAtcactttgttttatatatcaatcagtaataaaaatcataaatattaaatttaataatttatttaattataactttttaatcaattacaaataataattaatacatatacTGTGTTATCCAGTAATAATAGTCATagactttcgaaaaaaaaattcggaaaCATCTATTGCGAAGTGGAAAGttgaataaaatagttttttgtaaatatctccCTAAAGATcatatttaacgaaaaaaatgttgtggCCTAATTTTTTATCTTGAGAAATTTggtgtatttcaataattaaaaccttaaatattatattttcgtgCACTTTTTTTCCAAACCTTGAGATAGAATACGAAGTGCGTTATTTATGTgagattcaaattttaaaagttattctattatttttccTTTGGAATCGAATTTTGATCGAATAAAAGCTGATGCGCTTGCATAATCTAcagcttttaaatttttagcgatgatttatttaattgtgcGTCAGtgtaacaaaataatgaaatgaataaatagGCCTTTTAGTAGTCTACATT
This genomic interval from Chrysoperla carnea chromosome 1, inChrCarn1.1, whole genome shotgun sequence contains the following:
- the LOC123305779 gene encoding AP-1 complex subunit sigma-2 isoform X2; this encodes MMQFMLLFSRQGKLRLQKWFVAHPDKVKKKITRELITMILGRKPKMSSFIEWKDLKIVYKRYASLYFCCAIDENDNELLTLEIIHRYVELLDKYFGSVCELDIIFNFEKAYFILDELMLGGEIQETSKKNVLKAIAAQDLLQEEETPQGFFEDHGLG
- the LOC123305779 gene encoding AP-1 complex subunit sigma-2 isoform X1: MMQFMLLFSRQGKLRLQKWFVAHPDKVKKKITRELITMILGRKPKMSSFIEWKDLKIVYKRYASLYFCCAIDENDNELLTLEIIHRYVELLDKYFGSVCELDIIFNFEKAYFILDELMLGGEIQETSKKNVLKAIAAQDLLQEDEAVEGALREIGRNSSRIF